Proteins co-encoded in one Gouania willdenowi chromosome 1, fGouWil2.1, whole genome shotgun sequence genomic window:
- the LOC114469499 gene encoding bifunctional apoptosis regulator-like has translation MRLRNRTYGSLQQPVKFDQQVSSRSKVCGQGRQQILRNPKQEPAQSEQSTSIRESDFSCHCCYDILLDPTTLSCGHSFCRHCVAQWWNSSKKKECPECREKWQDFPKTNILLRNATDKLFSDAINRRKAEIESNCQISHTLHAFQRFGNNLRQTTDGNRFGWSFGFGILTVLVFVVVLMLMCHGSSCERNQQKKLSCKAVPLWTAEEILYRLEQMGPWTHPYRKTFLQKKANGRVLLLLGEEELIQCLYRIDNKTHRQALLDEFERVKPPKYI, from the exons ATGCGGCTCAGAAACAGGACGTATGGATCCTTGCAACAGCCCGTAAAGTTTGACCAGCAGGTCTCCTCAAGGAGCAAAGTTTGTGGCCAAG GGAGACAGCAAATATTGAGGAATCCAAAGCAGGAACCTGCTCAGTCAGAGCAATCAACAAGCATCAGAGAATCAGATTTTTCTTGTCACTGTTGTTACGACATCCTGCTAGACCCCACCACTCTTTCCTGCGGCCATAGCTTTTGTCGTCACTGTGTGGCACAATGGTGGAATTCCTCAAAGAAGAAAGAATGCCCAGAGTGCCGAGAGAAGTGGCAGGACTTTCCTAAGACCAACATACTGCTGAG AAATGCAACTGATAAGCTTTTCAGTGATGCAATTAACCGAAGAAAAGCAGAAATTGAGTCAAATTGCCAAATTTCCCACACCTTGCACGCCTTTCAAAG ATTTGGTAATAACTTGCGTCAAACAACAGATGGGAACCGATTTGGATGGTCCTTCGGCTTTGGAATTCTGACTGTGCTCGTGTTTGTGGTT GTTCTGATGCTAATGTGTCATGGGAGCAGTTGTGAACGTAACCAGCAGAAAAAGCTGAGTTGTAAAGCTGTGCCTCTCTGGACTGCAGAGGAGATTCTCTACCGGTTGGAGCAGATGGGGCCCTGGACTCATCCCTACAGAAAGACttttctacaaaaaaaagcaaatggaAG GGTACTGCTATTATTAGGGGAAGAAGAGCTGATTCAATGTCTCTACCGTATTGATAATAAGACTCACAGGCAAGCTCTTCTGGATGAATTTGAAAGAGTCAAACCTCCAAAATACATTTAG